The following DNA comes from Nothobranchius furzeri strain GRZ-AD chromosome 19, NfurGRZ-RIMD1, whole genome shotgun sequence.
CTGCTTTTGAAAATGTTTTTATctgtgtttttctatatattgctTTTATGCTATTTTTTTATGTCTTATTAGTTACTAATATGATGTCTTTCTAAGTTTTTATGTACTGTGCAGCACCTTGGGCCTCTGTTAAGCAAGTAGAGGGGCTATatagataaatctgattgattgattgatataagcTAGAAGAGCAGAAGGAGAGCCTTGGATAAAGGAACACTTAACCCCCTGGAGTCTGTGGTATAATTAGCCAGTTTGACAAGTTGAAGTGtttgcatttatatttcactCTATATTTTACTGTTTGTCTTGTTTGGTATCATTCTTTTTCGCACAACATTACCTATGTGACTCTGGAGTAATTAAACTTCGTTTTATCATACTGTATTAGCATACAGAACCGGAAAATACACAAAAAAATCTAAATCCGAGTAGAAAAAAATTACATATTTATTGCAGTAAAAACCACAAACATTTGAACCATTTTCAGCACTCAGCATAAAACTATAGGGTGTGAGTAAAAGAAAAGCTCTAATCTAACAAACCACTGTTAAATGCAAGTTTTTTTGCAAAAACATGCAAGGTGTTTTCATGTAAAATTGCTGTTATGCTAAAAATTGAGTTTCACACACCTTCTGTCTACCTTTGCCACTTCCAAAAATGTCCAGCAGAAGAGAAGATCAGGTTTAGCAAGCCACAAAATTATATAGATATATTTACAAAGTAGGTGCCATGACCAGAAGTTTGTCTGCTATGactctaaagcctggttcatgcttctccgtcagctccgcaagggacagacacgcacggactgacggaagcgttttgctcttttacttctccgtctcctggagagtgttgcaaagcaattgcccggcaggacaacagagggcgtagtgctgttctgtggtatcctgtcatgtatcggtccaagatcgtgtgtttatattgttttttttttttgtatataagagacttttaacacggacatatttgtccctcatcctcctccacctcttcatgcgctccccacctctaaacccacgtttcctgtcatttccgtccacaaataaaacgcttgctgcgcatcttttcactcctccagtcacgggagaattaaacgttcatgtttttagttctgttaagggccattcagtccctttaccagaggagcgtgagtttggtccgcatagccggtagtaagtcggacctgttcccagtgagggttggactccgccagggctgccctttgtcaccggttctgttcattacctttatggacagaatttctagacgcagccgtggtgtggagtgtcgagtttggtggcaggagaatctcgtctctgctttttgcggatgatgtggtcctcctagcttcatccagctctgaccttcagctcttgctgggtaggttcgcagccgaatgtgaagcggctgggatgaggatcagcacctccaaatctgagaccatggttctcgaccggaaaagggtggcttgccacctccgggtcgggggagaggtcctacctcaagtggaggagtttaagtatctcggggtcttgttcacgagtgagggtaggagggatcgggagatcgacaggcggattggttcggcgtctgcagtgatgcggacgctgagccgatctgtcgtggtgaagagggagctgagccagaaagccaggctctcgatttaccggtcgatctacgtcccaatcctcacctatggtcatgagctttgggtaatgaccgaaagaacgagatcgcggatacaagcggccgaaatgagtttcctccgtagggtggccgggctcagccttagagatagggtgaggagctcggacattcgggagggactcggagtagaaccgctgctcctccggatcgaaaggagccagttgaggtggtttgggcatctggtcaggatgcctcctggacgcctccccggggaggtgtttcgggcatgtcctgccggcagaaggcccccgggtcgacccaggacacgttggaaaggttacatctccaatctggtccgggaacgccttggggtcctgccggaggagctggtggacaaggccggggagaggacggtctggagctccctaattgggatgctgcccccgcgacccggacccggataagcggaggaagacgaagatgtttttagttttttcgcgaggtattcttcaagctgctctgtgtctgccgctagttatcctcggctctctttgtgtttttgagggtgcaatggcagcggtgtagacgacagcggcgtcctgaccaatcacaagcttgcgttgttcgTCTCGACTGACAGATGttcagaaaagagagcttgactccgtccgtccttgcagagctctccggcaggcattcaaggacgttgcgtgtctccgcgctgacgcagacggagaagcatgaatcaggctctaCACACAGCGGAACATTAGTGGCTTTAAAAATCCAGTGGGTGTCCTTCATGACTTTGTCCACCTGGAAGAAGCAATGAGCACACAATCCTGAAGCAGAAAGTTTTCCCTGCCTACACCTAGTAACTACTTATCAGAatcagtaaaactttatttatccccgaggggcaattaaaaaaattaacagcagagcagcatgatgttggacatacgaacattgaataaataggcaataaggaagtaataaagcagcaagaagatggataaaacagtaaagtatgcaaaaatcactgagtgactaaagtgtcgtctgtataaaagttaaatatatggcGAGCCCCAGGAGAGGGTTTATCGGGGGATGGTCTTATCTGctggagttaaagagcagaatggctttggGGACAAAGGTGGCTCTCCTCCTCTCAATCTTGCAGGAAATGCAGCGGAGGCGTCGCCCAGAGGGGAGCCATTGAAATGCGGGGTGAAGAATGTGAGAGGGGGATGTGGAGGATTTGGGCTGCCTGTCTCATCTCAGGGCTTGTTGATAGAAAACCTGAGCAAGAGTTCTGACAGGCAGGCCAACGATTTTGGAGCACACTGATGCAGTGTGCTGCAGTCTGTTCCTGTTCTGGAGGCTGAGTAGAACCAGCAAGTGATGGAGAAGGTCATGATGCTTTCCAGGAAGGCACAGTAAAAAGTCATCATGACTGAGGAGCTGACTCCAAAGGAGTTGAGCTTCCTAAGGAGATGTAACTGTTGGTGGCACTTTCTGAGAATCTCCTCTATGTTAGCAGAGAATTTCAGGAGGTTGTCAAAGGTGGTTCCCAGATACTTGTACTCCTCCACTACCTCCACTGGGTTCCCGTGGATAATGGTGGTTACTGAAGCAGCCAGATCCCTCTGCCTCCTGCAGAAGGTCACCACCATGTCTTTGGTTTTGCtcacattcagttcaagtttggagCTGTCCCACCACTCTACAGACTCCTGAAGAGCAGGCCCGTGGTGTTGTGAGGAGCCTGACAGCAGTCACAGGAGGACTGTATCATCAGCGTATTTCACCAGGTGACAGTTGGGATGTGTGTATCTGCAGTCGTCGATgtagagcggggggggggggggggggggggggggggggcacacagcCCTGGGGGGAGCCGGTGGAGGTGGAACGGAGACCGGAGAGACAGTTGTTGACCCGAACTTTCTGAGTCCTGTTGGTTAAAAAGTCCAGTATCCACAGGGTTAACTGGTCATCCAAATGAAATTGGGAGGAAAGTTTCGTAGCCAGGATGTGAGGCTGCAGAGTGTTGAATGCTGATGAAAAGTCAACAAACAGAAGCCTGGCGGAGGAGTCAGGGAGCTCCAGATGTTTGTGGGTGGAGTCCACGATGAAGATTGTTGCATCATCGGCGCCTCTGCGTGCACGATAAGCAAACTGGAGCGGATCCATCAGGGGCTCAGTTGCTCTCACAATGTGCTCTTTTATGATCTTCTCCATGGCCTTCATCACCAAGGAGGTGAGCGCCACAGGACGAAGATCGTTAGGAGACTTTGGGTTGCTTCTTTTTGGGACAGGGATAACTGTGGAGTGTTTCCACAGCTGGGGGACGGTGTGACTGTTGTAATAGAGTCTGGAACACACTTCCTAGCTGCTCTGCACAATGCCTCAGAACTCTGCTACTGATGTTGTCAGGACCAGGTGAGCTCCTCTCCCTGGTCCTCCTGAGGGCTCTCACCACGTCCTCGGTCTGGAAGGCGAGTGCAGAGCTGCCAGGGTTGAATGAGGATCTGGAATCCTCAAGCTGGGAGATATTGTCCGTCTCAGACCTGGTGTAGAAAGCGTTGAGGTCGTCAGGGAGGGAGGTGGGGTTGCTGCCCTCCACCTGGATGGTTCTGGAGGTGGTGACCACAGTATTCACAGCAGCCATGGTGTTGAGCCGCTGCCAGGCTGAGCGAAGGTCCCCTGTGGtaatttttttttccacattgtttttatatttcagtTCAGCAGCTTTAATGCCCCTCTTGACCTCCCTGTTGACTTCTTTCTTGTCCTGTGCAGAACCGGTGAAGGATTTCCTTTAGCTGCTTGGTGATCCAAGGTTTGTTGTTGGGGTAGAAGGTGACTTGTTTTGAGGGGATGATGCTGTCTACACAGAAGGAGATGTATGATGATACTGTGTCGACTTGATTGTTGATGTCATCAGAGGAAGAAAGAAGGCTGACCCAGTCAGTGGCCTCAAAACATCCTTGTAGGGTGAGAATACTTTCCGCTGTCCACTGCTGGATGCTTCTGGTCACCTTTTTAATCCTCTTGATGACTGGGGTGTAAGCAGTGGGCAGCAGGATGGTGTGGTGGTCTGTTGAGCcaagaggagggagggagagggcttTAAATGCATCTGGTACCGAGCCAAAGCATTTGTCCAGAGTCTCCCCCTGACGTGTGCTGCATGTAACATACTGCTGGAAACCTTTAAGCAATTTGTCAGGGGAGCAGTGGTTGAAATCACCCAGGATGAACTTGGGAGAGTCTGGTGATAATTGTTCCAATTTGTCCAGACTGCTAATGAGGTTCTCTGTGGCTTTGGCAGCATCAGCTCTGGGGTGAATGTAGACCAAGATGGTGAAAAGCTGTGGGAATTCTCTGGGGAGATAATAGGGGCGCAGGGAAACAGCCAGAAGCTCGATATCTGTGGTGCGCTACTTCTCCCTCACAGTGACTGTAGCGCACCAGCTGTTGTTTACATAGAGACACACACCGCCGCCATGTTGCTTCCCGGTGCATTCGTGGTCTCTGTCCAGGCGAAAAGGTGGTGAAAAGCCATCAATGTGCAGCGTGCTGTCATCGTTACTGTTGTTTAACCATGACTCGGTGAAAGCCAGAACAGAAGCAGTTCGGTACTCATGCAAGTGGTTGACGCAGGCTTGCAGCTCGTCTAGCTTGTTACGGAGAGACCGGACATTAGCCAGGATGATGGACGGGAGCGCTCGTTGTTTGTGTGTTTCCCTCGAGTCTCGCTCTCACAACACCCTTCTTTAATCCCCTCCTGTTCACCTTGTATTTATGAGGTGTCAAATTTCCGTGTCCACGGAGTATTTCCTCGGGAAAGAAATCCGTAGGAACAGGGCGTAAAGGCTGTTGTCTGGGTTGCTGCTGCAGATGAATGAGGAAGTCTCTGGTATAGCAGAGCCTTGGGGTCATGAtccaaaataaagaaaaacacagaagGAGCGATAGAGTTGAAAATTAAAAAGGGTTAGGGTTGAGTTTAAAACGTTTAAAAGAACGCCATAACTGCTCAGCTGTCTGGCCGGTCGACCGCACGAGCAGCAACCAGGCTTTGTCTTATGCATGAATTATTTGATTGGGTGAATTAATTCTGAGTGACTTTGTGATTGGGTGATGCGGTTCATATCACAGCCTACAAGATGAGCTTGGTCTTGTTTTCTTCCCGACTCCGAGTCCTAGCTTACGGTGTGTGGCAGCGATAGCCGACAGATCGAATGCACAAAAGCAGCTTCATCTTGGCATGAATTATTCACCTTAAATAGTTTACTTAAACTTGAATGAACACATTAAATCACAACTGTTATTTAGTTTTAAGCCCCCTTTGTTGAAACAAGCTGGAACCATGATGCCAAGTGGTTTCCTGGTTGCATAACAACAAGAGTAATGTGAGCAGCGCTCTATCATGGGCTGACGAGTGGctgactccagagggttaattcTGAAGTTGATTTAATTCCCTTTTCCAACATGTGCTGCTAGAGGTGCCCAAAAGTTTTACACAGGTCTCAGAACAAGATTATTTAGACCACAAATCAACAAAACTGCTTTTTATTTGAGAAGTGATTGTGAAGGGCAGACCATCTCACCAAGTCATCAGAGGTCAGATGGGTCAGTCTCTCATGAAGAAGAGCAGCCTGCTCCTCACTCATCAACAACTCCCCCCTCCTATTGCCCACCACCAGTTCCGGCCACACGGGTCCCTCACTGAGCTTTTGCAGGGTCACCTGAAGGCTGCAGAAACATTAACAGAACaaaacaatcagaacatgtgatccACAGGCTGGGACAAGCAATTCAATTCAGCTTAGCACCAAATCAAAACAAGAGtgttctcaaggcacttcacaaagtgaagtcatcagtgcattgagttcagttcattatgcaaattagttaaaagtttcccaTGTAattatcgagtcactgacttgtgtcagagaatTTACAGCAATCCCAATATtaggcaagcatgtagcaacagtggagaggaaaacttccttttaacagaaagaaacctccaacagaacctggattAGTATGAGCAGACATCTGCCATAATAGTAACAATGAGGCAGTTGGTATGTTTGGAACATTTTGGAGAATGTATAATGGTGCTAGTAGTACAGTAGTCCCTTGCTATAACGTGGTTCACCTGCTTGCTGTCTGCGGACTGTTTTTCTGTCGATAAATAAAAGACAACAATAACTAACATGaacaaaaatccaatcagaaaatggaaaagaaAGGCGAATGGAAAAAAGAACCTATCATCAATTGGGAGAGGCGGGACTAGACGAGAAAAGAATCAGAGTCCAGAGCGAgccgctgtttgaacaagctagcGGTAATCATATATGCCAGTACCAGTTGAACAATTTATGTCCAAAACAAAATGTCCACGGCGGAGAGGAAAAGCAATAAATGTGACCATCTAAAATATCTTTGCTTGGTGAGCACACATCCAGAGTTTCTCCTGGTTTTAAAAGTTACGTTGGTAGCagcgagcaggggcaggagaggagcGGAGTGCTGAACCTCAACCAAACCAAACGCACACAGCAGTGCATCTGGTTGCTTTATGCAATCGTGGTGCGACTACCCGGGTTCCGAGTTCCgaatccaggggcaggatgcttgtgaggacGGGTCCTCGCCAGCCTAGCAAGTTTGGGTCCTTGCATAACCACTAAAACTGGAATTCTGACAGTTCTAACCTTGATTTTATCCCCGCCCCCGGGTCCAGTCACAGCAACCGTAACGGCGGCAAACAGCCTAACAAGCTAGGAAAATGGATCCTGAACTCTGTTTTTTCCTTTTATATTTTTAGTTGAGGACCTGCTTAATGTCCATCGCCAGCGTTTTTATTTAAGGCTGAGAAGCAGCCTTATCCAGGTAAattaattttttgttttgtaaaCTAGCTTTCAGGAATTATATGCTAACTTTGGCtagtttcatttatattttaagcTACTGAAAGACCTGTAGCTAAATGTACACATTACTATAGAATAGACTAGCATGTAGATGTTAACCCTAACCTTATATTAattttaatccatccatccattttcatccacttatccagagtcgggttgtgggggcagcagcctaagtcgagaggcccagacttccctctccacagccacttgggccagctgctccggggaatcccaaggcgttccctggccaggtgagagacatagtccctcccgcgtgtcctgggtctacctttaggtctcctcccggttggacgtgcccagaaaacctcaccagggaggcgtccaggaggcatcctgaccagacgcccgagcctcctcaactggctcctctaaaatatattttatttgatcTTAATGCTTCTTTGTGTGCATGAAGTTTGTCGTAATTAAATAGCATTGAAATGTTTGTAATGTTTTCTGGCcttttcaacttaagcctaataatgcctggatctttttttttaaatgtattcatttaaacatgttttaatggtCTCCACTTTTCTTCTAAAAGAACAGACCCCTGTactgcaggattaacctgagtgtcccAGTCCTGGACCGCTTTTTTAACCACGAGGATCTCAGACCCGATTTTAGTCTAAGCAGCGAGTTTCTGGCGGTGTTGCTAAATCACCTGAACCAGGATCGGTGACATGGTTGGAGTGCTACAATCGAGACCGTGGTGTTtcttttctggttggcaagtggaaaaTCCTACAGGGTGGTCTCGAGTGTTTGGGATGTCTCCCTCAACTGTCCACGACATCATCCATTCAGACACAGAGGAGGTGGTCGCCATTCTCCTACAGGTCATACTCCTCCCCAAAACCCCAGAGGAGGTGGAGGTTGAGTCTtgtgggtttgctgggctggctcgccACAAAGCTTTTCAGAAAGCAGCAGGTAAAAATCGACGGCTTCCACATCTGGATCAAGGCTCCAAGCGGTCCTGATGAACTGTGCAACAGAAACAAACTGTTTCTATCCATCATCCTGCAGGCAGTTTGTGACCATCAGGGCTGCTTGGtcgacacctatgtgggctggccTGGGCCGGTCCACGATTCCAGGGTGCTCCACCACAGCCCACTGTACAGGCAGTCAGCCTATcctcctccagggcacttcatcctcgcagatggagggtacccatgcctccaatatccactccccctcatcagcccctacaaacgGGTGGTTCAAGGAGTGGGAGCCCAGCGCTTCAACAGCCATCATTCCAGGGTATGCTGCATCATAGAGTGTGCTTTTGGAATGATGAAGACCAGGTTCAGGGCCATCTTCCTGAAAGCACTGGAGGTGCACCACACCTTTGCACCTCATGTAAGTTAACACAATGTGGACAATAAGTTTGGGTGTATTCTTTGTTTTAGAATATTACATTCCTTTTTATCTCTATTACAGGTCATCACAGCATGCACCATCCTGCACAACACCTGCCTCAGTGCTGGTGACATTGTGGTGCAGGACGATGAACCTGAGGATGATGTTGCAGAAGATGAGAGGGAGGCTGGTTTGGAGGCAGTCAGTGGTGCCCTCTGGGGAGACCATCTTGCTGCTGAGGTGTCTGCTCTGGAGGAAGTACCACCAGACCACgattactgttaacaggcaagtaattTAGGTAGGAATCTCTAGTCCTAAACAgcatttagtcctgttatcttCTAAACAGTTACAAGTATTACACTCATATAcatctcctttttgcacacatctgaatgttagtgatgtgacagccgtggattgagccagcccagcaaacccttttgatggaggatgcagtggtcagtgagatgaAGCATCCAGCAGCACCCTCAGCAGACCACCCTATATGATGTCCCACTCTCCAACCAGAAAAGTTCAGCCACAGGTCTCGGTTCCAAAGACTTCCTGCttaccaagtaaaaaaaaaaaacgttttgtttttattttcgaaTATTTTTTATGTATTAGTTTTCCCTCACCATTAATTAACCTATGTCATGTTACTTTTAAAGAAaaggaataataaaactgttaaaatgatcaaaaaagagttatcaattaatagaaattttattaaACTTAATCAAATAACAAATACATTCaaacaaatataaaatataacaacAAATATGTTGAACCAGAATAAAAGCAAATCTAAACTATTTCTCCATCATTCTTTCCATCAgtgctaaaaatctgtccatccttcttttTCTCCTGTCCGCCCTGATCAGATCAAGGAGTTCACCATTCCTGCTGTTTttcctttttctccctgatgatGCCGGCTGACTCCCAGCACTCTCCCTCTCATCTGTCTCCCCCACTGCTGCTCTTGGCCCTGGTGTGTCCTCAGGGATGGAGGTATTAGAGGAAGGTCTACGTCCCAACACCTCATCCATTTGGACAAACCAGGACCAGGTTTTCGCAGTGACCCCCCTCTCCTGACCTCAGATACTTGCAGTCCTAAAAACAAAGGAAATTAGAATTAGATGGGTTTCATTGTCACTGTACAACAGAGAATGCTGTGGGCAAAATGAGGTCAGACTCTCCTTCAAGATACTGGTTCTAGATGAGTAAGAAAAGAATAGAGAGGAGTAGAAGAACAAAGTCAAATTGGAAATCATAGCTGATAAAATTTGCAATAAACACAATTTTAATTcatcaacatgggagatgaaaattgtgttctgtaCCACCCGTGTACATACTTTATACTGTACTTTAGGCCTGCAAAGAAATGACCTTGTCCTGAAGGCCCATCTTCTCCAGGATCATCCTAAAGAGATGATGAAGAAAACAAGGGAAGAAAGAAAACATGCCAACTGTTAATCCAAGAATACGTTTCACAGCAGAACATAAACGGAACTATTGTGCTCCTATCCTGTGTAGAAGGACCTACTCTGGTACCTCCATGCCATCGTGGCTGCATTTTTGGCTCCAGTAAAGAGAGCATCGTTTTGATCACGGTGCTAGTCTGTTCATATGTCCCTAGCACAAATAACAAAAAATATTAGCAATGAAACAATACGAGAACAATCAAGCTAGTTCAtggtgtttcattaaaaaacattCAAGCTCTTTGACAGTGATGCGTTTCTTAAAatctcattaaaacattcaacctaGTTTGTTTTTCGTGCGAAATGACTTGAATAAATACGACTGGAGCTCTTTTATGTTGGTTTTTTCCTATAAAACAGTTTacggtggtttttttttttaccttaagtTACATAAAGAAAACCACTCAAGCTCATTTGCAGGGACATGTTTTAATATATTctatataaaaacaaaaaaaaggatgAAAGacaagttttaaatgtttttactactattttttaacaaacttacatttGAAATTGTACTGCTCTCCCACTTCGTCAGCCATTGTTGCGAATCTGTAGAGTCCAGCgggcggcgcgcaaagcatgctgggatagccttcgcCGGTGAGGATACATCAGATCCATCCTCAAAATTCAGGAGGAACATATGAGGACGTGAGAATGAGTATCCTTCAAATTTGGACAGTACTCATCGCTACGCTGTGACCTCATCAAACTCAAAATGCgtcctcacaagcatcctgcccctgCATTCGAACACACCCATAGTTTTTTCATGTTAATTGTTCTTTAACTCTTTTTCtttagaaaagtaaaaaaaaaaaaaaaaaaaagattaacatCTTGGAATCGTCTTTGAACATTAAGACCTGCTGTCGTTCTTCATGCTCCAGGTGCAGGCCGTGGGGTCTACAGGTGCAAACAGTTGGCCTTCCAGCAATGAAGGGAACCCTGCAACTCCAACCCTCAGCTTGTCTGCAGACAGCTCAAACTCCACTTTCTCCTTGCTGACACCTTTGGGCATTCGTATAGAAATCGTGATGCCTTCTTCTGTCTGCTGCCAGAAGTAAAGTGGTtctgaaatgaaaacaaatgtgTTGAAGTGGAAGACATTTTGAAATAGGCTGAGTTTACAACAGAATACAGGTGCtgatcataaaattagaatatcatgacaaagttgatttatttcaataGTTCCATTCAAAAAGCAAAGCCTGTAGAATAAATTAATTCACTACACACATGTAATGCTTCTTATGACCTGAAAACATGGCATGAGATAATGGGACACTGCAATTTTGATGACATTAAGAAACTGCAGGGAGTAATAGATGGGATGGACATCAAGGATAAAACAGTTGGAACAGAAA
Coding sequences within:
- the LOC139064318 gene encoding uncharacterized protein, with translation MEKRTYHQLGEAGLDEKRIRVQSEPLFEQASVEDLLNVHRQRFYLRLRSSLIQSKQRVSGGVAKSPEPGSVTWLECYNRDRGVSFLVGKWKILQGGLECLGCLPQLSTTSSIQTQRRWSPFSYRSYSSPKPQRRWRLSLVGLLGWLATKLFRKQQAVCDHQGCLVDTYVGWPGPVHDSRVLHHSPLYRQSAYPPPGHFILADGGYPCLQYPLPLISPYKRVVQGVGAQRFNSHHSRVCCIIECAFGMMKTRFRAIFLKALEVHHTFAPHVITACTILHNTCLSAGDIVVQDDEPEDDVAEDEREAGLEAVSGALWGDHLAAEVSALEEVPPDHDYC